The following proteins are co-located in the Dyadobacter chenwenxiniae genome:
- the ilvB gene encoding biosynthetic-type acetolactate synthase large subunit, whose translation MQAVEPVAAIVKPELINGSHAVIQSLIAEGVETIFGYPGGAIMPVYDAIYDYQDQVNHILVRHEQGAAHAAEGFARITGEVGVCLVTSGPGATNLVTGIADAIIDSTPMVCIVGQVASHLLGTDAFQETDVMGVTIPITKWNYQITNADEVPEIIAKAFYIAKSGRPGPVLIDITKDAQQKLMTRPFVHKKCEKLISYHPRLSPKEEQVAAAAKLINNAKRPFVFFGHGVQIANAEAELIQFLEKTGIPAASTLLGLSSVSVDHPNYVGWLGMHGNYGTNVLTNQCDVIIAIGMRFDDRVTGDLSRYAKQAKVVHIEIDPAEIDKIVKADAPVVGDAKRALEMLLPLVKENNHEAWREEFKRYDAIEDQKITQPELAPTTEKIKMAEVIRTLSNKTRGEAVIVADVGQHQMMTARYYQFKKPNSFITSGGLGTMGFALPASFGAKVGAPDREVVAIIGDGCFQMTIQELGTIAQSGLPVKIIILNNNFLGMVRQWQQLFHQKRYSFVELQNPDFITIAKGFGIDGHTCSARENLNDSLDKMLASDKPYLLEVLVEKEENVFPMVPTGACVADIRLE comes from the coding sequence ATGCAAGCTGTTGAGCCGGTGGCCGCGATAGTCAAGCCGGAATTGATCAATGGTTCACATGCGGTGATCCAGTCGCTGATCGCAGAGGGCGTCGAGACCATTTTTGGATATCCGGGTGGGGCGATTATGCCGGTTTATGACGCGATTTATGATTATCAGGATCAGGTTAACCACATTCTGGTGCGTCACGAGCAAGGCGCGGCACACGCTGCGGAAGGTTTTGCACGCATTACGGGTGAAGTTGGCGTTTGTCTGGTTACATCCGGGCCTGGAGCAACGAACCTGGTAACCGGGATTGCTGACGCGATAATTGACTCAACACCAATGGTTTGCATTGTGGGTCAAGTGGCTTCTCATTTGCTGGGAACGGATGCTTTCCAGGAAACAGATGTGATGGGCGTAACGATTCCAATTACAAAATGGAATTACCAGATTACCAATGCGGACGAAGTTCCTGAGATCATTGCAAAAGCATTTTATATAGCAAAATCCGGTCGTCCTGGACCGGTTTTGATCGACATTACCAAGGATGCGCAGCAGAAATTGATGACGAGGCCTTTTGTTCACAAAAAATGTGAGAAGCTGATCAGTTATCATCCGCGTCTGTCTCCGAAAGAAGAGCAAGTTGCTGCGGCTGCCAAGTTGATCAACAATGCAAAACGTCCTTTTGTATTCTTTGGACATGGAGTGCAGATTGCGAATGCCGAAGCTGAATTAATTCAATTTCTTGAAAAAACAGGCATTCCGGCTGCTTCAACATTGCTCGGACTTTCGTCTGTTTCCGTTGACCACCCGAATTATGTGGGCTGGCTGGGCATGCATGGAAATTACGGAACCAATGTTTTGACCAATCAATGCGACGTCATTATCGCGATAGGAATGCGTTTCGACGACCGTGTTACAGGTGATTTGAGCCGTTATGCCAAGCAGGCGAAGGTTGTTCATATTGAAATTGATCCTGCTGAAATTGACAAGATCGTAAAAGCGGACGCACCTGTTGTGGGCGACGCTAAAAGAGCGCTTGAAATGCTGCTTCCGTTGGTGAAAGAAAATAATCATGAAGCATGGCGCGAGGAATTTAAGCGATACGATGCGATTGAAGATCAAAAGATTACACAGCCCGAACTTGCTCCGACTACGGAAAAGATCAAAATGGCTGAGGTGATCCGGACGCTTTCGAATAAAACAAGAGGCGAAGCGGTGATCGTAGCGGATGTGGGTCAGCATCAAATGATGACTGCGCGTTACTATCAGTTTAAAAAACCGAACTCCTTCATTACTTCCGGTGGATTGGGAACGATGGGCTTTGCATTGCCCGCATCATTCGGTGCAAAAGTGGGAGCGCCGGATCGTGAGGTTGTTGCGATCATTGGTGATGGTTGTTTCCAAATGACCATCCAGGAATTGGGGACCATTGCACAGAGCGGTTTGCCGGTTAAGATCATTATTTTGAATAACAATTTCCTCGGAATGGTGCGCCAGTGGCAACAGCTTTTCCATCAGAAGCGCTATTCATTTGTTGAGCTGCAAAATCCGGATTTTATCACCATTGCGAAAGGTTTTGGAATAGACGGTCACACTTGCAGCGCGAGGGAAAACCTGAATGATTCGCTCGACAAAATGCTGGCATCCGACAAGCCTTATTTATTGGAAGTCCTGGTAGAGAAAGAAGAAAATGTGTTCCCAATGGTTCCAACGGGAGCTTGCGTGGCAGATATCAGATTGGAATAA
- the ilvN gene encoding acetolactate synthase small subunit, with protein MTTYTICVFTENTIGILNKITTILTRRRINIDSLTVSETERKGISRFTIVIRHESRDAVEKLVRQIRKVIEVLAVFGYLNDDIAYNEIALFKISTPIGAKPLDIETINKTYKAWVVYWHLTYVIIQKTGTEEEIFEFFDYIKPHEILEFVRSGRVAVSKSPQTLVDYLPEAEWEYYQ; from the coding sequence ATGACAACATACACCATTTGTGTTTTTACAGAAAATACGATTGGTATTCTGAACAAGATTACCACCATTCTGACACGCAGACGCATTAACATTGATAGTCTTACGGTTTCTGAAACGGAACGCAAAGGCATTTCAAGGTTTACGATCGTCATCCGCCATGAGTCGCGCGATGCAGTTGAAAAACTCGTCCGCCAGATCCGTAAAGTGATTGAAGTGCTGGCTGTTTTTGGTTATCTCAATGACGACATCGCTTACAATGAGATCGCATTGTTTAAAATCTCAACACCAATCGGCGCAAAACCGCTTGACATTGAGACCATTAACAAAACATACAAAGCATGGGTCGTTTACTGGCACCTGACTTATGTGATCATTCAGAAGACGGGCACGGAAGAAGAAATTTTTGAGTTTTTCGACTATATCAAACCACACGAGATCCTGGAATTCGTAAGATCCGGACGTGTTGCGGTAAGCAAGTCTCCTCAAACGCTGGTGGATTATCTTCCTGAGGCTGAGTGGGAGTATTATCAGTAG
- a CDS encoding zinc-binding dehydrogenase produces MKAAFIKNLHEPLVIEEVKKPQAGPGEVVVQLKAASLNHRDVWIQKGLYPKITTPIIPGSDGAGIVSEIGEGVDSAWLDKEVIINPSQNWGDNPAFYGEEHKILGLPDNGTFAEFVKVEARYLVQKPAYLSFEQAATLPLGALTAWRALHTRAKWQPGDKVLVTGAGGGVALFVIQFAIAAGAEVWVTSGSDQKIQKAVEMGAKGGVNYKNPTWFRDLLVKARGPKLGYFDVIIDSAGGAGFAKLTDIAAPGARICFYGGGTGNITDVVPAKVFFKQLNILGTTMGTESEFQEMIKFVEEKQIMPIIDTVFPLDEAEKALRLMDSGQQFGKIVLKI; encoded by the coding sequence ATGAAAGCTGCTTTTATAAAAAATCTTCATGAGCCATTGGTAATAGAAGAAGTTAAAAAGCCACAAGCCGGTCCCGGTGAAGTGGTTGTTCAGCTGAAAGCGGCTTCATTAAATCACCGGGACGTCTGGATACAAAAAGGACTTTACCCGAAAATTACTACGCCGATCATTCCCGGTTCCGACGGGGCCGGGATTGTAAGTGAAATTGGTGAGGGAGTGGATTCCGCGTGGCTGGACAAGGAAGTGATCATTAATCCTTCTCAAAATTGGGGTGATAATCCTGCTTTTTACGGAGAAGAACATAAAATATTAGGCTTGCCGGATAACGGGACTTTTGCAGAATTTGTCAAAGTAGAGGCCCGTTATCTGGTTCAAAAGCCAGCATATCTCTCATTCGAACAGGCTGCCACATTGCCGCTTGGTGCATTAACCGCATGGCGCGCATTGCATACCCGTGCGAAATGGCAGCCAGGCGACAAAGTTTTGGTAACCGGTGCAGGCGGAGGCGTCGCATTATTTGTGATCCAATTTGCGATTGCAGCCGGTGCGGAAGTTTGGGTTACTTCCGGGTCGGATCAGAAAATTCAAAAAGCTGTTGAAATGGGTGCCAAAGGAGGGGTGAACTATAAAAATCCAACCTGGTTTCGTGACTTGCTAGTCAAAGCGCGCGGGCCGAAATTAGGCTATTTCGATGTGATCATTGATAGTGCGGGCGGCGCGGGATTCGCCAAGTTAACTGACATTGCAGCTCCCGGTGCCAGAATTTGCTTCTACGGCGGAGGAACCGGCAACATTACCGACGTTGTTCCAGCCAAAGTATTCTTCAAGCAGCTCAACATTCTCGGAACCACAATGGGCACCGAGTCCGAGTTTCAGGAAATGATCAAATTTGTTGAAGAAAAACAGATTATGCCCATCATCGACACCGTTTTTCCACTTGACGAAGCTGAAAAAGCATTGCGTCTGATGGATTCGGGCCAGCAGTTTGGGAAAATTGTTTTGAAAATCTAG
- the ilvA gene encoding threonine ammonia-lyase, producing MDTVHSAPTLDNIFLAAERLRGIINHTPIFYNAHLSEQYQANIYLKREDLQTVRSYKIRGAYNKMASLSAEALACGIVCASAGNHAQGVAYACWKMQVKGAIFMPTTTPAQKIKQVRLFGKEWIEIHLVGDTYDDAYYASKEYQTVTKAVFVHPFDDLQVIEGQGTVGLEIFKDADFKIDYLLMAIGGGGLASGISTVFKQLSPRTKLIGVEPEGSPTMYQAIKDGHVVTLERIDKFVDGAAVRRAGEITFEICSKSLDKVILVPEGKVCSSILQLYNEEAIVAEPAGALTVAALDLIKDEIKGKNVVALISGGNNDITRTEEIKERSLLYEGLKHYFIIRFPQRSGAFREFLNVLGPNDDIARFEYVKKTNREQGPALVGIELKNREDFAPLIERMDANRVVYEYLNDQPDLFQFMV from the coding sequence ATGGATACAGTTCACTCCGCTCCGACATTAGACAATATCTTCCTTGCAGCCGAAAGGCTTAGAGGCATTATTAACCACACACCGATTTTTTATAATGCACATCTTTCAGAGCAATATCAGGCCAATATTTATCTGAAAAGGGAAGATTTGCAAACCGTTCGCTCTTACAAAATTCGCGGCGCTTACAACAAAATGGCTAGCCTGTCTGCAGAGGCGCTTGCATGCGGCATTGTATGTGCGAGTGCGGGAAACCACGCGCAGGGAGTAGCGTATGCATGCTGGAAAATGCAGGTGAAGGGAGCCATTTTCATGCCGACCACCACGCCAGCGCAGAAGATCAAGCAGGTTAGATTATTTGGAAAAGAATGGATTGAGATTCATTTGGTCGGAGACACTTATGACGATGCGTATTATGCGTCGAAAGAATATCAAACTGTTACAAAAGCTGTTTTTGTGCATCCATTTGATGATTTGCAAGTGATTGAAGGTCAGGGAACCGTGGGTTTGGAGATTTTCAAAGATGCTGATTTCAAGATTGACTATTTGTTAATGGCCATTGGCGGCGGAGGTTTGGCGTCGGGCATTTCAACCGTTTTTAAACAACTTTCACCCAGAACAAAACTGATAGGAGTTGAGCCCGAAGGTTCGCCGACGATGTATCAGGCAATAAAAGATGGGCATGTCGTCACATTGGAGCGCATTGATAAGTTTGTCGATGGAGCGGCTGTTCGCAGAGCTGGTGAAATCACTTTTGAAATTTGCAGCAAGAGCCTAGACAAAGTAATCCTCGTTCCGGAAGGCAAAGTTTGCTCATCAATCTTACAACTTTACAACGAAGAAGCGATTGTTGCAGAACCAGCCGGAGCGCTTACAGTTGCTGCATTGGATTTAATAAAAGATGAAATTAAAGGCAAAAATGTCGTCGCATTGATAAGTGGAGGCAATAATGACATTACCAGAACCGAAGAAATCAAAGAGCGCTCGTTACTTTACGAAGGCTTAAAACATTACTTCATCATCCGCTTCCCCCAACGATCCGGCGCCTTCCGCGAATTCCTGAATGTCCTCGGGCCAAATGACGACATTGCCCGTTTCGAATACGTAAAGAAAACAAACCGTGAGCAAGGCCCAGCATTAGTAGGCATCGAACTCAAAAACCGCGAAGATTTCGCACCATTAATCGAGCGAATGGATGCGAACCGGGTGGTTTACGAATATTTGAATGATCAGCCGGATTTGTTTCAGTTTATGGTTTGA
- a CDS encoding nucleotidyltransferase family protein, producing the protein MNTQAVLDRLHKSKSYFFQKYPLKSMALFGSHARNEATEQSDVDILVEFSAPIGFEFIDLAIELEDVLQTKVDLVSKKGLKAPLLPYIEKNLIYV; encoded by the coding sequence ATGAATACACAGGCGGTATTAGATAGGCTACACAAATCAAAAAGCTATTTTTTTCAGAAATATCCCTTGAAATCGATGGCTCTTTTTGGCTCTCATGCCAGAAATGAGGCGACCGAACAAAGCGACGTGGACATTCTTGTGGAGTTTTCGGCTCCTATTGGCTTTGAGTTTATTGACCTCGCAATAGAATTAGAAGATGTGCTGCAAACGAAAGTAGACCTTGTTAGTAAAAAAGGTTTGAAAGCTCCGTTACTGCCTTATATAGAGAAAAATCTAATCTATGTCTGA
- a CDS encoding AraC family transcriptional regulator, whose protein sequence is MLRVPSDISSQEFESLKIQDMTFVAYRNEVYPSKYDVFFEEHAVIVVLEGEKKFTSPTQEVHVEKGDILFVQRGFYLMSESINESYKSLVFFFDEKLLKEFVSLHPELFNPAKATPVLENPILLLQSDENFEKFIQSVFPYFRSRTELKNHFLRLKFQELLLHLLELDDSKQLRAILYSLYKGEKADLSFMMNTYYLKPLTLDELARLSGRSLSAFKRDFQDEFKTSPALWLKNKRLDYADFLLRNSTKNVSEISTEIGYESVSHFIKTYKEKYGRTPKKQS, encoded by the coding sequence ATGCTTCGTGTCCCATCCGATATCAGCTCACAGGAATTTGAATCTTTGAAGATCCAGGATATGACTTTTGTTGCCTATCGCAATGAAGTTTATCCGTCCAAGTATGACGTGTTTTTTGAAGAGCATGCGGTGATTGTGGTCTTGGAAGGAGAGAAGAAATTCACGAGTCCAACACAGGAAGTGCATGTTGAAAAAGGGGACATTCTATTTGTTCAGCGCGGTTTTTACTTAATGTCGGAATCAATTAACGAATCTTACAAAAGCCTGGTTTTCTTTTTTGATGAAAAATTATTGAAGGAATTTGTCAGCCTGCATCCTGAACTTTTCAATCCTGCGAAGGCGACTCCTGTTCTTGAAAACCCGATTTTGTTACTTCAATCAGATGAGAACTTTGAGAAGTTTATTCAATCCGTGTTTCCTTATTTTAGGTCAAGAACAGAGCTGAAAAATCATTTTCTACGTCTTAAATTTCAAGAGTTATTGCTTCACTTACTGGAACTGGATGATTCAAAACAACTCCGCGCAATTCTTTACAGCTTGTATAAAGGTGAAAAGGCTGATTTATCGTTCATGATGAACACTTATTATTTGAAACCTTTAACATTGGATGAATTAGCGCGGCTGTCTGGGAGAAGCCTTTCCGCATTCAAAAGAGATTTTCAAGACGAATTCAAAACATCACCAGCGCTTTGGCTCAAAAATAAAAGGCTGGATTATGCGGACTTTTTGCTAAGAAACAGCACTAAGAATGTGTCGGAAATCAGCACTGAGATCGGCTATGAAAGTGTTTCGCATTTTATTAAGACTTATAAGGAGAAATACGGAAGGACGCCCAAAAAGCAGAGCTGA
- the ilvC gene encoding ketol-acid reductoisomerase, giving the protein MAKLNFGGLEEEVVTREEFPLEKAREVLSNETIAVIGYGVQGPGQSLNMRDNGFNVIVGQRKGGKSWDKAVADGWVPGETLFELEEALAKGTIICYLLSDAAQIELWPTVKANLTAGKSLYFSHGFGVTYKDQTGIIPPADVDVYLVAPKGSGTSLRRLFVEGKGLNSSFAIFQDATGKAREKCIAMGIGVGSGYLFETDFYREVTSDLTGERGTLMGAIQGIFAAQYEVLRSNGHSPSEAFNETVEELTQSLMPLVAENGMDWMYANCSTTAQRGALDWWKPFRDATKPVFEQLYNSVKSGEQARISITRNSQSDYRVKLEEELAELRESEMWKAGKTVRSLRPENN; this is encoded by the coding sequence ATGGCAAAATTAAATTTCGGCGGGCTCGAAGAAGAAGTAGTAACCCGTGAAGAATTTCCTCTTGAAAAGGCACGTGAAGTACTTTCTAACGAAACCATAGCTGTAATTGGTTACGGCGTACAAGGCCCGGGCCAAAGCTTGAACATGCGCGACAACGGATTCAATGTGATCGTTGGCCAACGCAAAGGAGGTAAATCGTGGGACAAAGCCGTTGCAGACGGATGGGTTCCTGGCGAAACACTTTTCGAATTGGAAGAAGCATTGGCAAAAGGAACAATCATTTGTTACCTGCTTTCCGACGCCGCTCAAATTGAATTATGGCCGACTGTTAAGGCTAACCTTACTGCTGGAAAATCATTGTATTTCTCACACGGTTTCGGCGTAACTTATAAAGATCAAACTGGAATTATTCCTCCTGCTGATGTAGACGTGTATTTGGTTGCGCCAAAAGGATCAGGAACTTCACTTCGTCGTTTGTTCGTAGAAGGAAAGGGCTTGAACTCTTCTTTTGCAATATTCCAGGATGCAACGGGCAAAGCACGTGAGAAATGTATCGCAATGGGAATCGGTGTTGGTTCAGGATATTTGTTCGAAACTGATTTCTACCGTGAAGTTACATCTGACCTTACAGGTGAGCGCGGAACATTGATGGGTGCTATCCAGGGAATTTTCGCAGCTCAATACGAAGTGCTTCGCTCAAACGGACACTCGCCATCAGAAGCATTCAATGAAACAGTGGAAGAATTGACGCAATCATTGATGCCGCTGGTTGCTGAAAACGGCATGGACTGGATGTACGCAAACTGCTCTACAACAGCACAACGCGGTGCATTGGACTGGTGGAAACCTTTCCGTGACGCTACCAAGCCTGTTTTCGAGCAACTTTATAATTCTGTAAAAAGCGGCGAGCAAGCTAGAATCTCCATCACACGTAACTCACAATCGGATTACCGCGTGAAACTGGAAGAAGAATTGGCTGAGCTTCGCGAATCAGAAATGTGGAAAGCCGGCAAAACTGTTCGCAGCTTGCGCCCGGAAAATAATTAA
- a CDS encoding HepT-like ribonuclease domain-containing protein gives MSERAPSILFLDMLDSVETVLDYTSGISFDDFMNDRKTRDAVIRNIQVLGEAANRVPKEVREQYADIEWMRIIRSRHILVHDYAGIDFEIVWRIIEVHLPPLRDALLTMTDKGKSS, from the coding sequence ATGTCTGAGCGAGCGCCCTCTATATTATTCCTGGATATGCTGGATTCGGTGGAGACAGTTTTGGATTACACGTCCGGGATCAGTTTTGACGATTTTATGAATGATAGGAAAACAAGGGATGCTGTAATTAGAAACATTCAGGTTCTTGGAGAGGCTGCGAATCGTGTTCCAAAGGAAGTTAGAGAACAATATGCCGATATTGAATGGATGCGCATTATCAGATCCCGGCACATTCTCGTGCACGATTATGCCGGAATTGACTTCGAAATTGTTTGGCGGATAATAGAAGTGCATTTGCCGCCGCTTCGGGATGCACTATTGACAATGACGGATAAGGGCAAGTCTTCATAA
- the ilvD gene encoding dihydroxy-acid dehydratase, with protein MSTELNRFSKTLTQEVTNPAAQAMLYGIGLKEEDFSKPQIGIASTGYEGNPCNMHLNGLSVYVKQGVTANDMVGLIFNTIGVSDGMTNGNDGMRYSLPSRDIIADSIETVVSAQWYDGVIAVVGCDKNMPGAVMAMARLDRPAIMVYGGTIRSGHYKGQKLDIVSAFEALGKKFANNISDEDFKGVIQNSIPGQGACGGMYTANTMAASIEAMGMSLPFSSSYPATHEGKQDECKKIGAAMKKLLELNITPKEIITKKSLENALTVVMALGGSTNAALHFLAIARSAGLSLTLDDIQAISDRTPFIADLKPSGKYYMEDILEIGGVPAITKYLYSKGLIHGDCITVTGKTVAENLAEAPDLNFDTQKMVFPLEQAIKSSGHIQIMYGNLTPNGAVAKITGKEGMTFDGEAKVCEHESQIINMLSKGEIKAGHVVVIRNAGPKGGPGMSEMLKPTSAVMGAGLGDKIALITDGRFSGGTHGFVVGHITPEAFDGGPIALVKDGDRISIDANTRQLTLHITDEEMAARKAQWVQPAPLFTKGMLGRYIRTVKSASEGCVTDEA; from the coding sequence ATGTCGACAGAACTTAACAGATTTTCGAAAACCCTTACACAAGAAGTTACCAATCCGGCCGCGCAGGCGATGCTTTATGGCATTGGGTTGAAAGAAGAGGATTTTTCAAAACCGCAAATCGGGATTGCCAGCACAGGTTATGAAGGAAATCCTTGTAATATGCACTTGAACGGGCTTTCCGTTTACGTGAAACAAGGTGTAACTGCCAATGATATGGTTGGTTTGATCTTCAACACAATCGGCGTTTCCGACGGGATGACCAATGGAAATGACGGGATGCGTTACTCGTTGCCAAGCCGTGATATCATTGCCGATTCAATTGAAACCGTGGTTTCTGCACAATGGTATGACGGTGTAATTGCGGTTGTGGGTTGTGATAAAAATATGCCGGGTGCCGTGATGGCGATGGCGCGGTTGGATCGCCCTGCAATTATGGTTTATGGCGGAACAATCCGTTCTGGACATTATAAAGGACAAAAACTCGATATCGTTTCGGCATTTGAGGCGCTGGGAAAGAAGTTTGCCAACAACATTTCAGACGAAGATTTCAAGGGAGTTATTCAAAATTCAATTCCTGGTCAGGGCGCTTGCGGTGGCATGTATACAGCAAACACGATGGCGGCTTCCATCGAGGCAATGGGAATGAGTTTGCCATTCAGCAGTTCTTACCCGGCTACGCATGAAGGCAAGCAGGATGAATGTAAGAAAATCGGCGCTGCGATGAAAAAGCTTTTGGAACTGAATATCACACCGAAGGAAATTATCACTAAAAAATCGCTTGAAAATGCATTAACCGTGGTTATGGCGCTCGGTGGTTCTACCAATGCAGCATTGCACTTCCTGGCGATTGCGCGTTCAGCAGGTCTTTCGTTAACATTGGATGACATTCAGGCTATTTCAGATCGTACACCCTTTATCGCGGATTTGAAACCGAGTGGTAAATATTACATGGAAGATATTCTGGAAATCGGCGGGGTTCCTGCCATTACTAAATATTTGTATTCCAAAGGCTTGATCCACGGAGATTGCATTACGGTAACAGGTAAAACGGTTGCCGAAAACCTTGCGGAAGCGCCTGATCTTAATTTTGATACACAAAAAATGGTATTCCCATTGGAGCAAGCCATTAAATCAAGCGGTCACATTCAGATCATGTATGGTAACCTTACGCCAAATGGCGCGGTTGCGAAAATCACTGGAAAAGAAGGGATGACTTTCGATGGCGAAGCAAAGGTTTGCGAGCATGAGTCGCAGATCATTAACATGCTTTCAAAGGGTGAGATTAAAGCAGGTCACGTGGTTGTAATCCGTAATGCAGGTCCAAAAGGCGGTCCAGGCATGTCGGAAATGTTAAAACCAACGTCAGCAGTAATGGGCGCAGGACTAGGAGATAAGATCGCACTCATCACCGACGGCCGTTTCTCAGGCGGAACGCACGGCTTTGTAGTAGGTCACATTACGCCCGAAGCATTCGACGGCGGACCAATTGCATTGGTTAAAGACGGTGACCGCATTTCCATCGATGCCAACACACGCCAGTTAACATTGCACATTACCGACGAGGAAATGGCAGCCCGAAAAGCACAATGGGTGCAACCCGCGCCACTTTTCACAAAAGGAATGCTGGGAAGATACATCAGAACCGTAAAATCCGCCAGCGAAGGCTGCGTAACGGACGAAGCGTAA
- the murQ gene encoding N-acetylmuramic acid 6-phosphate etherase codes for MLTTESSSNYQDLEKMSVQDILFSINKEDKTVPNAVEKSIPQIEALVSQIVPRMQKGGRLFYIGAGTSGRLGVVDASECPPTFGVPFDLVVGIIAGGDTAIRKAVENAEDDWNQAWVDLAPYEPNENDTLIGIAASGRTPYVIGGLNEAQKAGLLTGCVVCNDGSPVAKAAEFPVEVVVGPEFLTGSTRMKSGTAQKLVLNMISTAVMIRLGKVKGNKMIDMQLTNEKLVNRAQQMIIDELNVDAAEAEKLLNQYGSVRGAIESVQK; via the coding sequence ATGCTAACCACTGAGTCGTCTTCCAATTACCAGGATCTTGAAAAAATGAGTGTTCAGGATATTTTGTTTTCCATAAATAAGGAAGATAAAACTGTCCCGAATGCTGTCGAAAAATCCATCCCACAAATAGAAGCGCTTGTGTCGCAGATTGTTCCACGGATGCAGAAAGGCGGGCGGTTGTTTTACATCGGGGCAGGCACGAGCGGGCGGTTGGGCGTTGTGGATGCATCAGAATGCCCACCTACATTCGGCGTTCCGTTTGATCTGGTGGTTGGGATCATTGCCGGCGGTGACACAGCGATCAGAAAAGCTGTGGAAAATGCAGAAGACGACTGGAACCAGGCATGGGTTGATCTGGCACCTTATGAACCTAACGAAAACGACACATTAATAGGCATAGCAGCCTCGGGTCGCACGCCTTACGTGATCGGCGGATTGAATGAAGCACAAAAAGCAGGTTTGCTGACCGGTTGCGTGGTTTGCAATGATGGCTCCCCGGTTGCGAAAGCCGCAGAGTTTCCCGTGGAAGTGGTCGTAGGACCCGAATTTTTAACAGGAAGCACGAGAATGAAGTCCGGAACTGCTCAGAAACTAGTCCTTAATATGATCTCAACGGCTGTAATGATCCGTTTAGGCAAGGTGAAGGGCAACAAAATGATCGATATGCAGCTTACCAATGAAAAACTGGTGAATCGTGCGCAACAAATGATCATTGATGAGCTCAATGTGGATGCGGCAGAAGCTGAAAAATTATTGAATCAATATGGAAGCGTTCGCGGCGCTATTGAATCCGTGCAGAAATAA